Proteins from a genomic interval of Phocoena phocoena chromosome 20, mPhoPho1.1, whole genome shotgun sequence:
- the ZNF581 gene encoding zinc finger protein 581, translating into MLVLPSPCPQPLALPSAEAMEAPPPRTGGSPEPGPSSSTGCPQTSSPSRPNHYLLIDTQGVPYTVLVDEESQRESGPDGASAQKKCYSCPVCSRVFEYMSYLQRHSITHSEVKPFECDTCGKAFKRASHLARHHSIHRAGGGRPHGCPLCPRRFREAGELAQHSRVHSGERPYQCPHCPRRFMEQNTLQKHARWKHP; encoded by the coding sequence TCCGCTGAGGCCATGGAGGCGCCTCCCCCTCGAACAGGCGGGTCCCCAGAACCCGGACCTTCCTCTTCCACAGGATGTCCCCAGACTTCGTCCCCTTCGAGGCCCAACCACTACCTGCTCATAGACACCCAGGGCGTCCCGTACACCGTGCTGGTGGACGAGGAGTCTCAGAGAGAGTCCGGACCCGATGGGGCTTCGGCTCAGAAAAAGTGCTACAGCTGCCCAGTGTGCTCCCGGGTCTTCGAGTACATGTCTTACCTTCAGCGACACAGCATCACCCACTCGGAGGTCAAGCCCTTTGAGTGTGATACCTGCGGGAAGGCATTCAAGCGGGCCAGCCACCTGGCGCGGCACCATTCCATTCACCGGGCAGGTGGCGGGCGGCCCCACGGCTGCCCGCTCTGCCCTCGCCGCTTCCGAGAGGCGGGCGAGCTGGCCCAGCACAGCCGGGTCCACTCCGGGGAGCGCCCCTACCAGTGCCCGCACTGTCCACGCCGATTTATGGAGCAGAACACGCTGCAGAAGCACGCTCGGTGGAAGCATCCCTGA